In the Maribacter sp. MJ134 genome, one interval contains:
- a CDS encoding NAD-dependent epimerase/dehydratase family protein: MKILITGVAGFIGFHLSKSLAKRGEVVIGIDNINDYYDVKLKYDRLNALGIHFEKPNTEENTNDILFVRSTKYHNYRFSRLDITDLESLEKLFVAEEFDCVIHLAAQAGVRYSIINPHAYIQSNIVGFLNILECCRQHKTAHLIYASSSSVYGNRSKVPFSETEKVDEPVSLYAATKKSNELMAHSYAHLYGLQTTGLRFFTVYGPWGRPDMAPMLFTDAIHNNRSIDVFNDGDMQRDFTYIDDVIEGIAKLTLNLAGKKELRSRIFNIGNSRPIKLMDFISGLEKQMGTAAIKNFMPMQDGDVRITYADSDKLKNAIGYRPKTKLSDGLFKFIQWHKSYYNY; encoded by the coding sequence ATGAAAATACTTATTACAGGAGTAGCAGGATTTATTGGTTTTCATCTATCCAAATCACTGGCCAAAAGAGGCGAAGTAGTTATAGGTATAGATAATATTAATGATTATTACGATGTAAAACTAAAATATGACCGTCTCAACGCCTTAGGAATACATTTTGAAAAACCAAATACCGAAGAAAATACCAATGATATACTATTTGTACGTAGTACGAAGTACCATAATTATCGTTTTTCTAGGCTGGATATCACAGATTTAGAGAGCTTGGAAAAACTCTTTGTCGCAGAAGAATTTGATTGTGTTATTCATCTGGCCGCACAGGCTGGGGTACGTTACTCCATTATAAACCCGCATGCTTATATACAATCAAATATTGTAGGCTTTTTAAATATATTGGAATGTTGCAGGCAACACAAAACAGCACATTTAATCTACGCCTCTAGTTCATCGGTTTATGGAAATAGAAGCAAAGTGCCTTTTTCTGAAACCGAAAAAGTAGACGAACCCGTAAGTCTTTACGCAGCGACTAAAAAGAGTAATGAATTAATGGCACACTCATATGCTCATTTATATGGCTTACAGACCACGGGGCTGCGCTTTTTTACGGTCTATGGTCCATGGGGTAGGCCAGATATGGCTCCTATGCTCTTTACAGACGCTATTCACAATAACAGGTCTATAGATGTTTTCAACGATGGTGATATGCAAAGGGATTTTACCTATATCGATGATGTAATCGAAGGAATAGCAAAGCTAACATTGAACTTGGCCGGAAAAAAAGAACTAAGGTCAAGAATATTCAATATTGGCAATTCTAGACCAATTAAACTAATGGATTTTATTTCTGGTCTGGAGAAACAAATGGGAACGGCAGCTATTAAAAACTTCATGCCCATGCAAGATGGTGATGTAAGAATCACCTATGCCGATTCCGACAAATTAAAAAATGCAATTGGTTATCGGCCTAAAACCAAATTAAGCGATGGGTTATTTAAATTCATTCAATGGCATAAGAGTTACTATAATTATTAA
- a CDS encoding UDP-N-acetylmuramoyl-tripeptide--D-alanyl-D-alanine ligase, producing the protein MKIADLHKIFLKHPSVCTDTRKLLSNDIFFALKGENFNGNTYAKKAIESGACYAIIDEEKFVVDDRTILVKNVLTTLQRLATFHRNYCKARVVALTGSNGKTTTKELINAVLSKKYRTIATKGNLNNHIGVPLTLLSIKEETEIAIVEMGANHQKEIEFLSNLAQPDFGYITNFGKAHLEGFGGVEGVIKGKSELYTHLIAENKGIFMNADDPIQREKLASYINKYGFSTNDLAFTIIKMPKANPFVEIKFEQAHIKTQLIGSYNFPNCCAAILMGKYFNVPIDHIKLGLESYVPDNNRSQVIENNGHKIILDAYNANPTSMKAALENFSQMQGEQKSLFLGDMFELGDQAEEEHQNIAALAQELGFESVFLIGEHFYQVKSNFKKFRSFNDLKSHLLAEELNPNSTLLIKGSRGMALERILEILQTH; encoded by the coding sequence ATGAAAATTGCAGACCTCCATAAAATCTTTCTCAAGCACCCGTCGGTATGCACGGATACCAGAAAACTTTTAAGTAACGATATTTTCTTTGCACTAAAAGGAGAAAATTTCAATGGTAACACATATGCAAAAAAGGCTATTGAAAGTGGGGCTTGCTATGCCATCATAGACGAGGAAAAATTCGTTGTTGATGATAGAACTATTTTGGTAAAAAACGTGCTTACTACTTTGCAGCGTTTAGCTACTTTCCATAGAAATTATTGCAAAGCAAGAGTCGTAGCCTTAACAGGTAGTAACGGAAAAACGACAACCAAAGAACTGATCAATGCGGTTCTTTCCAAAAAATATAGGACCATTGCCACGAAAGGTAATTTAAACAACCATATCGGAGTTCCTTTGACCTTATTATCTATTAAGGAAGAGACCGAAATTGCCATTGTAGAAATGGGTGCCAACCATCAAAAAGAAATCGAATTTCTAAGTAATCTTGCACAACCAGATTTTGGGTACATCACTAATTTCGGGAAAGCACACTTGGAAGGTTTTGGCGGAGTCGAAGGAGTAATCAAAGGAAAGAGTGAGCTTTATACACATCTAATTGCCGAAAACAAAGGCATATTCATGAATGCCGATGACCCCATTCAAAGAGAAAAGCTAGCTTCCTATATTAACAAATATGGTTTTAGTACCAACGACCTGGCTTTTACCATTATTAAAATGCCAAAGGCAAATCCTTTTGTTGAAATCAAATTCGAACAAGCACATATTAAAACACAGCTTATAGGGTCTTATAATTTTCCTAACTGTTGCGCGGCCATCCTTATGGGCAAATACTTTAATGTGCCAATTGACCATATAAAATTAGGTTTAGAATCTTATGTGCCAGATAACAATAGGTCCCAAGTAATCGAAAATAACGGTCATAAAATTATTCTCGATGCCTATAATGCCAATCCTACAAGTATGAAAGCGGCACTAGAAAATTTCTCACAAATGCAAGGCGAGCAAAAATCCTTATTTCTAGGGGATATGTTCGAACTTGGAGATCAAGCAGAGGAGGAACATCAAAATATTGCAGCGCTAGCTCAAGAGCTTGGGTTTGAAAGTGTTTTTTTGATTGGTGAGCACTTTTATCAGGTAAAAAGCAACTTTAAAAAATTCAGGTCTTTCAATGACCTGAAAAGCCACTTACTTGCTGAGGAGCTAAATCCAAACAGTACTTTGCTCATTAAAGGCTCTAGGGGTATGGCTTTAGAGCGAATTTTAGAAATACTACAAACTCATTGA
- a CDS encoding dienelactone hydrolase family protein — MDKLKKEDIKQEVFDLYDDYAHNRLSRRLFVDKLSTYAVGGLTVASIMSFISPDYVKKIQISQDDSRLNSEFVQYESPKGGGTIKGLLSRPVDTMKRLPGIIVVHENRGLNPHIEDVGRRAGLAGFISLAPDALTPLGGYPGNDDEGRKLQRERDRNEMLEDFIAAYKHLKSHPECNGKVGVVGFCFGGWISNMMAVEVNDLGAAVPFYGGQPKEGTSKIEAPLLLHFGALDTRVNAGWPAYEEALKKNGKEYMAHMYPNANHGFHNDTTPRYDREAAELAWKRTIDFFREKLA, encoded by the coding sequence ATGGATAAACTAAAGAAAGAAGATATTAAACAAGAAGTGTTTGACCTTTATGACGATTATGCACATAATAGGCTAAGCCGAAGGCTTTTTGTGGATAAACTATCCACTTATGCGGTAGGAGGATTGACCGTCGCCTCCATAATGAGTTTTATTTCTCCGGATTATGTAAAGAAGATTCAAATTTCACAGGATGATTCCCGATTAAACTCTGAGTTTGTACAATACGAATCCCCAAAAGGAGGGGGGACCATAAAAGGATTATTATCTAGACCGGTTGATACCATGAAACGACTTCCTGGTATTATTGTGGTGCATGAAAATAGGGGTTTAAATCCCCATATAGAGGATGTGGGAAGGCGCGCAGGTCTAGCAGGTTTTATTTCTTTGGCGCCAGATGCCCTTACTCCTCTGGGAGGTTATCCAGGAAATGACGATGAAGGAAGAAAACTGCAAAGGGAAAGGGATAGAAATGAAATGTTGGAAGATTTTATTGCTGCCTACAAACACTTGAAAAGTCATCCCGAGTGTAACGGTAAAGTGGGCGTTGTAGGCTTTTGTTTTGGAGGATGGATTTCTAATATGATGGCTGTTGAGGTTAATGATTTAGGAGCTGCCGTGCCATTTTATGGAGGACAACCTAAAGAGGGGACAAGTAAAATCGAAGCACCGTTATTGCTTCATTTTGGAGCGTTGGATACTAGAGTTAACGCAGGTTGGCCAGCTTATGAGGAGGCACTCAAAAAAAATGGAAAGGAATACATGGCGCATATGTATCCAAATGCTAATCATGGATTCCATAACGATACTACGCCAAGATATGATAGGGAAGCTGCCGAACTCGCTTGGAAACGTACTATAGACTTTTTTCGGGAAAAGCTTGCTTAA
- a CDS encoding efflux RND transporter permease subunit, producing the protein MLNKSIKFLIENKIVAWSLLFVCLFWGIVHTPFLANNSLIPSYPVAVDAIPNIGENQQIIFTEWSGQSPQDIEDQITYPLTTNLLGVPGVKTIRSTSLFGFSSIYVIFNDDIDFYWSRSRILEKINSLPDNLLPSGVKPTLGPDATALGQLFWYTLEGRDGNGKVTGGWDLHEIRTIQDFYVKNALSSAKDVSEVASIGGYVQEYQIDLDPELMRQFGVSIADVVTAVKQNNRDVGAKTIEINNAEYFVRGLGYIKSTSDIENAQVLSNDFTPIRIKDIAKVGLGPAERRGILDKEGAEVVGGVVVARYGSNPMEVINAVKDKIKEITVGLPTKTLKDGTVSKLTIVPFYDRSKLIENTLNTLGDALTFEILFTILVVLIMLRNLKVSLVISSLLPLAVLLVFVAMKVFHVEANIVALSGIAIAVGTMVDLGIILSENIIRHLEHHKEGNTINEVVYKATIEVSGAVITAGLTTLVSFIPVFALSGAEGKLFTPLAFTKTTALLAAMFIAIFLIPPFIAQWYGSRRGKINYSLIFQIVVFIGGILMLSFGHYPGIILVGIGVIGILNFYKVIPKDKTQNYNRYWIIIAVVILLARYWRPLGFSYPYFFSVVFIILTCLIILGALLLFRAYYESILKWALENKLLFLSIPSLLILLGFLVYKNIGEEFMPKLDEGSYLLMPTSMPHSGVTENKRVLQQLDMAVAALPEVETVVGKAGRVSSALDPAPLSMYENVIIYKPEYIVDEYNEPVSFKVKDGLFQTKRGSQVASGSGINANELIEDDEGAFYRNWRPEIKNKEDIWNAIVNASSLPGVTSAPQLQPIETRLVMLQTGMRSPMGIKVYGPNLKVIEEFGLQLERYLKNSEGVDEASVFADRIISKPYMLLDVDRVAAARFGISIEDIQEVLEVGIGGKILTQTIEGRERFGVRVRYPRELRANPSDLENIYLPLKNGGSILLNEVVTIRYEQGPQVIKSEDGFLTSYVLFDKKAGYAEIDVVSNMKEKLKNQIEQGLLVVPEGVSYRFSGTYENQLHAEKTLAFVIPLVLLAILFILYLQFRSVAISFMVFTGVAVAFSGGFILIWLYGQSWFFNIDLGSINVRDLFNMQTINLSVAIWVGFIALFGIATDDGVVMATYLTQTFNRNKPKDVATIRASVLEAGKRRLTPCLMTTATTLLALLPILMAKGAGKDIMIPMAIPSFGGMLVTLVSLLIVPVLYSLREELKLKRNER; encoded by the coding sequence ATGCTAAACAAAAGCATAAAATTCCTGATAGAGAACAAAATAGTAGCTTGGTCGTTACTATTCGTTTGTTTGTTTTGGGGAATAGTCCACACTCCTTTTTTGGCAAATAATTCTTTAATTCCTTCTTATCCGGTTGCCGTGGATGCGATTCCTAATATTGGAGAAAATCAACAAATCATCTTTACGGAATGGTCGGGTCAATCTCCTCAGGATATCGAAGATCAGATTACCTATCCCTTAACCACCAATTTGTTGGGAGTACCGGGTGTGAAAACTATAAGAAGTACCTCTTTATTTGGTTTTTCCAGTATATACGTCATTTTTAATGATGACATTGATTTTTATTGGTCCAGAAGTAGGATTCTAGAGAAAATTAATAGTTTGCCAGATAATCTCTTACCAAGTGGCGTGAAACCTACCTTGGGTCCGGATGCTACAGCTTTAGGTCAACTATTTTGGTACACCTTAGAAGGCAGGGATGGTAACGGAAAGGTTACAGGTGGCTGGGATTTGCATGAGATTAGGACAATTCAAGATTTCTATGTTAAAAATGCATTGTCTTCGGCGAAAGATGTTTCTGAAGTAGCATCTATTGGGGGCTATGTACAGGAGTACCAAATTGACTTAGACCCTGAATTGATGCGTCAATTTGGAGTTTCCATTGCCGACGTGGTTACGGCGGTGAAACAAAATAATAGGGATGTTGGTGCAAAAACTATAGAAATCAATAATGCGGAATATTTTGTTAGGGGTCTTGGCTATATAAAGAGCACCTCGGATATAGAGAATGCCCAAGTACTATCTAACGATTTTACTCCTATCAGAATCAAGGACATTGCCAAGGTAGGGCTAGGTCCGGCAGAAAGAAGGGGAATTCTAGATAAAGAAGGTGCAGAGGTAGTAGGCGGTGTCGTTGTGGCGAGATATGGTTCCAATCCAATGGAAGTCATTAACGCAGTTAAGGATAAAATCAAGGAAATTACCGTTGGTCTTCCCACCAAGACCTTAAAGGATGGAACGGTTTCAAAGCTAACCATTGTGCCGTTTTATGATCGTAGCAAACTCATTGAAAATACGTTGAATACCCTGGGAGACGCACTAACCTTTGAGATTTTGTTTACGATTTTAGTGGTGCTTATTATGTTACGTAATTTAAAGGTTTCTTTAGTTATTTCCAGTTTACTGCCGTTAGCAGTGTTGCTTGTTTTTGTAGCAATGAAGGTTTTTCATGTAGAAGCCAATATAGTGGCACTTTCTGGAATTGCCATAGCAGTAGGCACCATGGTAGATTTAGGAATCATACTTTCAGAGAATATCATAAGACACCTAGAGCACCATAAAGAAGGAAATACAATCAACGAAGTGGTTTATAAAGCTACCATTGAGGTTTCTGGAGCCGTTATTACGGCTGGCCTCACAACATTGGTAAGTTTTATACCTGTATTTGCCCTTAGCGGCGCGGAAGGAAAACTATTTACACCCTTGGCCTTTACTAAAACAACGGCACTATTAGCGGCTATGTTCATCGCCATATTCTTAATACCTCCGTTCATCGCCCAATGGTACGGTAGCAGACGTGGAAAAATAAATTATTCCCTTATTTTTCAGATAGTTGTGTTCATAGGCGGAATTTTGATGTTGTCTTTTGGTCATTATCCCGGTATAATTTTGGTAGGTATCGGCGTAATAGGAATACTGAATTTTTACAAGGTTATACCAAAGGATAAAACGCAAAATTATAACCGCTATTGGATAATCATAGCTGTGGTGATTTTATTGGCACGCTATTGGCGACCATTAGGTTTTTCATACCCTTATTTTTTTAGCGTAGTGTTCATAATTCTTACTTGTCTCATAATTCTTGGAGCGCTACTTCTTTTTAGAGCCTATTACGAATCTATATTGAAATGGGCTTTGGAAAATAAACTCCTGTTTTTAAGTATACCGTCGCTATTGATACTTTTAGGCTTTTTAGTTTACAAGAACATTGGAGAGGAGTTTATGCCAAAGCTAGACGAAGGTTCTTATTTGTTGATGCCTACGTCGATGCCGCATTCCGGAGTTACTGAAAATAAGCGTGTGTTGCAGCAGTTAGACATGGCCGTTGCTGCTCTTCCTGAGGTAGAAACAGTGGTCGGTAAGGCGGGTAGAGTTTCTTCCGCTCTTGATCCAGCTCCGTTATCCATGTATGAAAATGTAATTATTTACAAACCGGAATATATTGTTGATGAATACAACGAACCAGTTTCGTTTAAGGTCAAGGATGGCTTGTTCCAAACTAAAAGGGGAAGTCAGGTGGCTTCCGGTTCAGGCATAAATGCAAACGAACTTATTGAGGATGATGAGGGAGCTTTTTATCGCAATTGGCGACCCGAAATTAAGAACAAAGAAGACATTTGGAATGCTATCGTCAATGCTTCAAGCCTACCAGGAGTTACTTCTGCACCCCAGCTGCAGCCTATTGAGACAAGGTTGGTAATGCTACAGACGGGGATGCGCTCTCCAATGGGAATAAAAGTCTATGGACCTAACCTTAAGGTTATAGAAGAATTTGGACTGCAACTGGAACGTTATTTAAAGAACAGTGAGGGTGTTGATGAAGCTTCCGTTTTTGCGGATAGGATCATCAGTAAACCTTATATGCTTTTAGACGTAGATAGAGTAGCCGCGGCAAGGTTTGGTATATCAATTGAAGATATACAGGAAGTATTGGAAGTTGGTATTGGCGGTAAAATTTTAACTCAAACCATTGAGGGTAGGGAGCGTTTTGGGGTGCGGGTAAGATATCCCAGGGAGCTAAGAGCAAATCCTTCAGATTTAGAGAATATATATTTGCCCTTGAAAAATGGTGGTTCAATCCTGCTTAACGAAGTTGTTACGATTAGATATGAACAGGGACCTCAGGTTATTAAGAGTGAAGACGGGTTTTTAACGAGCTACGTGCTCTTCGATAAAAAGGCTGGTTACGCTGAGATTGATGTCGTGTCTAATATGAAGGAAAAATTAAAAAATCAGATAGAACAAGGATTACTAGTGGTCCCAGAAGGGGTGAGTTATCGTTTTTCGGGCACTTATGAAAATCAGTTGCACGCGGAGAAAACACTGGCATTCGTCATTCCACTGGTCTTACTTGCTATCTTGTTTATTCTGTATCTTCAGTTTAGGTCTGTTGCTATCTCGTTTATGGTTTTCACGGGAGTAGCGGTTGCTTTTTCAGGAGGCTTTATACTCATATGGTTGTATGGTCAAAGTTGGTTTTTCAATATCGATTTAGGAAGCATAAATGTTAGGGATTTGTTCAACATGCAGACTATAAACTTAAGCGTAGCTATCTGGGTAGGTTTTATTGCTTTGTTCGGTATTGCCACAGATGACGGGGTAGTTATGGCGACATACCTTACTCAGACATTTAATCGTAATAAACCTAAAGATGTTGCGACTATAAGAGCATCGGTACTAGAAGCAGGAAAGAGAAGACTAACGCCATGTCTAATGACAACTGCTACAACTTTACTTGCCCTGCTGCCCATTTTAATGGCAAAAGGCGCAGGCAAGGATATTATGATTCCAATGGCAATTCCCAGTTTTGGAGGAATGTTGGTTACTTTGGTATCTTTGTTGATAGTACCCGTGCTATATAGTTTAAGAGAAGAGTTAAAACTAAAACGTAATGAGCGATAA
- a CDS encoding efflux RND transporter periplasmic adaptor subunit: protein MSDKILELRSLKKYGGYAVVLLIGLLLGYFLFNSGTEERYHDRTQETLAVTSYTCSMHPQVSKDKHGKCPMCGMDLVAKNIMSDGTTLGVNQFSMSENALALANVQTTVVGFNDNKDNNGTTMVLSGKITSNDRTNAVQTTLFDGRIDKLDVNFVGEYVKKGDKIGLIYSPEMYLAQDKLLTSASYKDTHQKLYAAARNTLGLWKMTDAQIDEVLKTGKPMMNFPLYADVSGTVTNIMAAEGNYYKQGDPLYKVSNLYTVWAVFDAYENQLPFLKVGQDIIINSSAFKGEPIKAKISFIEPVMDEDKRTVSVRVTLNNKDRKFKPGMFVQGSATVNYKSQQLTVPKSAVLWTGERSVVYVKSNADAPTFEMTQVSLGESVGDSYFILDGLSPGAEVVTNGTFTVDAAAQLQGKKSMMNSREEGNVSSLNLEGTKVLLEIKESPHISKLVHAYFDLKDQLVKSDSKKSSAEALKLQAILGRIDFNHLDESLKADLENFKEYNNAIAVAKGLEEQRVQFKNLSQQMIIIVDKIGGLSKPIYLQHCPMADNNSGANWLSFDSDIKNPYFGDKMLTCGTVARTIQ from the coding sequence ATGAGCGATAAAATTTTAGAGTTACGTAGTTTAAAAAAATATGGAGGTTACGCCGTGGTGCTCCTAATAGGTCTTTTGTTGGGTTATTTTCTTTTTAATTCGGGAACAGAAGAAAGGTACCATGATCGTACGCAAGAAACACTGGCAGTAACTAGCTATACGTGCTCAATGCATCCACAGGTTTCTAAGGATAAACATGGAAAATGTCCTATGTGTGGTATGGATTTAGTGGCTAAGAACATAATGTCAGATGGCACGACCTTAGGGGTAAATCAATTTTCCATGAGTGAAAACGCCTTGGCATTGGCGAATGTCCAGACCACTGTCGTTGGTTTCAATGATAATAAGGACAATAACGGAACTACTATGGTCTTATCGGGAAAAATAACTTCCAATGATAGGACCAATGCTGTTCAAACCACATTATTTGATGGTAGAATTGATAAGTTGGACGTGAATTTTGTTGGAGAATACGTAAAGAAAGGGGATAAAATTGGACTTATTTATTCGCCCGAAATGTATTTGGCGCAAGATAAACTGCTCACCTCTGCATCTTATAAGGATACACATCAAAAGCTATATGCTGCAGCTAGAAATACACTAGGTCTATGGAAAATGACAGACGCTCAGATAGATGAGGTTTTAAAGACTGGTAAACCTATGATGAATTTCCCGCTTTACGCAGATGTTTCTGGCACCGTTACGAATATCATGGCCGCAGAAGGTAATTATTACAAGCAAGGAGATCCGCTTTATAAAGTAAGTAATCTATATACGGTATGGGCCGTTTTTGATGCATATGAAAATCAATTACCGTTCTTAAAAGTGGGCCAGGACATAATAATTAATTCTAGTGCTTTTAAAGGAGAACCGATTAAGGCTAAAATCTCTTTTATAGAACCGGTAATGGATGAGGATAAAAGAACGGTATCGGTGAGGGTTACATTGAATAATAAGGATAGAAAGTTTAAACCGGGAATGTTTGTGCAGGGAAGTGCCACAGTTAATTATAAGAGTCAGCAATTAACAGTACCAAAAAGTGCTGTGCTCTGGACTGGGGAACGTTCAGTAGTTTACGTTAAATCGAACGCGGACGCACCAACTTTTGAGATGACTCAGGTTAGCCTTGGAGAGAGTGTCGGTGATTCTTATTTTATTTTAGACGGCTTAAGTCCAGGGGCAGAAGTGGTAACCAATGGAACCTTTACCGTAGATGCAGCTGCCCAGCTCCAGGGTAAAAAATCAATGATGAATTCAAGAGAAGAAGGTAACGTGTCATCATTAAATTTAGAAGGAACTAAGGTCCTACTAGAAATAAAGGAGAGTCCACATATTTCAAAGTTAGTACACGCTTACTTTGACTTAAAGGATCAATTGGTGAAATCCGATTCAAAAAAGAGCAGTGCAGAAGCCTTAAAACTCCAAGCTATTCTAGGTCGAATAGATTTTAATCATTTGGATGAATCCTTGAAGGCGGACTTAGAAAACTTTAAAGAGTACAATAATGCTATAGCTGTCGCTAAGGGTTTAGAAGAACAAAGAGTTCAATTTAAAAATTTATCTCAACAGATGATTATCATAGTGGATAAGATAGGAGGCCTAAGTAAGCCAATATACCTGCAACATTGTCCTATGGCAGATAATAATAGCGGAGCCAATTGGTTGAGTTTTGATAGTGATATCAAAAATCCCTACTTCGGGGACAAAATGTTGACTTGTGGAACAGTAGCTCGAACGATTCAATGA
- a CDS encoding site-specific integrase has protein sequence MATYIKLSLDTRRKDTKTFPLIFRLTHNRKSTSIGTGHKLATSEWDEKRQKIRPSFKGTESPSRLNNLLQKKMARMVDILTKLEDGDKLKYMSVSEVRSHITRTTKKVTFYQFAEKQIADLIKANRIGNARAYKHALKAVKNFRNDKDFTFDELNLDFLNRFEKHHLAKGNKLGGLSVYLRTIRAINRKAIKAGVADKEGYAFDDYVIRNGKPEKRALPINAIRKIAELDLEKDTALFRDRNIFMMSFLLNGMSYVDMAHLKLSNIVDGRIRYSRKKTDEPFNIKIHGQLKPLLTYFTKGKKRSDYLLGVVKSENPIESYNQIVWARKRYNDNLKKLAELAGIQENITSYAARHSFASGANEMGIPLTAISQMLGHKRISTTQAYLANLRKSKMDEYQNEIFGQLSEK, from the coding sequence ATGGCTACCTATATTAAACTCTCATTGGATACACGAAGGAAAGATACCAAAACCTTCCCTTTAATCTTTCGTTTGACCCATAACCGGAAATCTACAAGTATTGGAACGGGGCATAAATTGGCAACTTCCGAATGGGACGAAAAAAGACAAAAAATCAGGCCATCTTTTAAAGGCACGGAATCCCCTTCCCGTTTGAACAATCTTCTGCAAAAGAAAATGGCGCGCATGGTGGATATCCTAACGAAATTGGAAGATGGGGACAAATTGAAATATATGAGCGTTTCCGAAGTAAGGAGCCATATTACCCGTACTACCAAAAAGGTTACTTTTTATCAGTTCGCCGAAAAGCAAATAGCCGACCTGATCAAAGCGAACCGTATCGGAAATGCCAGGGCCTACAAACATGCTTTGAAAGCAGTTAAGAATTTCAGAAACGACAAGGATTTTACATTCGATGAACTGAACCTAGATTTCCTTAACCGATTTGAAAAGCATCATTTGGCCAAGGGTAATAAGCTGGGCGGCCTAAGTGTTTATTTGAGAACTATAAGGGCAATCAACCGGAAAGCCATCAAAGCAGGGGTTGCCGACAAAGAAGGGTATGCTTTTGATGACTATGTCATTCGAAATGGAAAGCCCGAAAAACGGGCTCTTCCTATTAATGCTATCCGTAAAATAGCTGAACTTGATTTGGAAAAGGATACCGCCCTGTTCAGGGACAGAAACATTTTTATGATGAGCTTCCTGCTCAACGGCATGTCCTATGTAGATATGGCCCATCTCAAGCTTTCCAATATCGTTGATGGTCGTATCCGATATTCAAGAAAGAAGACAGATGAACCCTTTAACATAAAAATCCACGGCCAACTCAAACCTTTGTTGACCTATTTTACCAAAGGCAAGAAAAGAAGCGACTACTTGTTAGGTGTTGTCAAGAGTGAAAATCCTATTGAAAGCTACAACCAAATCGTTTGGGCAAGAAAACGGTATAACGATAATTTGAAAAAACTGGCCGAGCTAGCGGGAATTCAAGAAAATATCACGAGCTACGCTGCACGCCACTCATTTGCTTCCGGTGCAAATGAAATGGGAATTCCTCTTACAGCTATTTCTCAAATGTTAGGGCATAAGCGAATAAGCACAACACAAGCGTATTTAGCAAATTTGAGGAAAAGTAAAATGGATGAGTATCAAAATGAAATTTTTGGACAACTTTCAGAAAAATGA